One part of the Sus scrofa isolate TJ Tabasco breed Duroc chromosome 8, Sscrofa11.1, whole genome shotgun sequence genome encodes these proteins:
- the GK2 gene encoding glycerol kinase 2 produces MAAPKTTGVGPLVGAVVQGTNSTHFMVFNSKTAELLSHHQVELTQVFPKEGWVEQDPKLILQSVYECIERTCEKLEELHVDLSNIKAVGVSNQRETTVVWDRLTGEPLYNAVVWLDLRTQSTVELLSKKIPGNNNFVKSKTGLPLSTYFSAVKLRWLLDNVSQVQKAVREGRALFGTIDSWLIWSMTGGAHGGIHCTDVTNASRTMLFNIHSLQWDKELCDFFEIPMGILPDVWSSSEIYGLMKTGALEGVPISGCLGDQSAALVGQMCFQEGQAKNTYGTGCFLLCNTGHKCVFSEHGLLTTVAYKLGKDQPVCYALEGSVAIAGAVIRWLRDNLGIIKTSEESEKLAKEVGTSYGCYFIPAFSGLYAPYWEPTARGIICGLTQFTNKSHIAFAALEAICFQTREILDAMNRDCGIPLNHLQVDGGMTTNKVLMQLQADILHIPVIRASMPETTALGAAMAAGAAHGVDVWSLKPEDLSTVMMERFEPQIKATESEIRYSTWKKAVMKSMGWVTTQPPESSEPTLFSSLPLGFFIVSSMILLIGARYISGIP; encoded by the coding sequence ATGGCAGCTCCGAAGACCACAGGTGTGGGGCCGTTGGTGGGAGCAGTGGTCCAGGGTACTAACTCCACTCATTTTATGGTTTTCAATTCAAAAACAGCAGAACTCCTTAGTCACCATCAGGTGGAATTAACACAAGTGTTCCCAAAAGAAGGATGGGTGGAACAAGACCCCAAGCTCATTCTTCAGTCTGTGTATGAATGTATAGAGAGAACATGCGAGAAACTTGAAGAACTGCACGTTGACCTCTCCAACATAAAAGCCGTGGGCGTCAGCAATCAGAGGGAAACCACGGTCGTCTGGGACAGGCTCACGGGGGAGCCGCTCTACAACGCCGTGGTGTGGCTCGACCTGAGAACCCAGTCCACCGTGGAGCTCCTCAGCAAAAAAATTCCAGGGAATAATAACTTCGTCAAGTCCAAGACAGGCCTGCCCCTCAGCACTTACTTCAGTGCGGTGAAGCTTCGCTGGCTTCTTGACAACGTGAGTCAAGTTCAGAAGGCGGTTCGAGAAGGCAGAGCTCTTTTTGGTACCATCGATTCCTGGCTTATCTGGAGCATGACTGGAGGGGCTCACGGAGGCATCCACTGCACAGATGTAACAAATGCAAGCAGGACGATGCTCTTCAACATCCACTCTCTGCAATGGGACAAAGAGCTGTGCGATTTCTTTGAAATTCCAATGGGCATTCTTCCAGACGTCTGGAGCTCTTCGGAGATCTATGGCCTAATGAAAACCGGGGCCTTGGAAGGCGTGCCCATATCAGGGTGCTTGGGGGACCAGTCTGCTGCATTAGTAGGACAAATGTGCTTCCAGGAAGGACAAGCCAAAAACACATATGGAACAGGCTGTTTCTTACTATGTAATACAGGCCACAAGTGTGTATTTTCGGAGCATGGCCTGCTGACCACGGTGGCTTACAAACTAGGCAAAGACCAGCCAGTATGTTATGCGCTAGAAGGTTCTGTCGCTATAGCTGGTGCTGTTATTCGCTGGCTACGAGACAACCTTGGAATTATAAAGACCTCCGAAGAAAGTGAAAAACTTGCTAAAGAAGTAGGTACTTCTTACGGCTGCTACTTCATCCCAGCCTTTTCAGGATTATACGCACCTTATTGGGAGCCCACGGCAAGAGGGATAATCTGTGGTCTCACTCAGTTCACCAATAAAAGTCATATTGCTTTCGCTGCATTAGAAGCTATTTGTTTCCAAACCCGAGAGATTTTGGATGCCATGAACCGTGACTGTGGAATTCCACTTAATCATCTGCAAGTAGATGGAGGAATGACCACCAACAAAGTCCTTATGCAACTGCAAGCAGACATTCTGCATATTCCAGTAATAAGAGCCTCTATGCCCGAAACGACTGCACTGGGAGCTGCCATGGCAGCAGGAGCCGCACATGGGGTGGACGTCTGGAGTCTTAAACCTGAGGATCTGTCAACTGTCATGATGGAACGGTTTGAACCACAGATCAAGGCCACAGAAAGTGAAATTCGTTACTCTACATGGAAGAAAGCTGTGATGAAGTCAATGGGTTGGGTTACAACTCAGCCTCCTGAAAGTAGTGAACCTACCCTGTTCTCTAGTCTGCCCTTGGGTTTTTTTATAGTTAGCAGCATGATACTGTTAATTGGAGCAAGATACATCTCCGGTATACCATAA